Proteins from one Juglans microcarpa x Juglans regia isolate MS1-56 chromosome 1S, Jm3101_v1.0, whole genome shotgun sequence genomic window:
- the LOC121247149 gene encoding uncharacterized protein LOC121247149 isoform X1 encodes MEGGWRISVSPRPCRGRRVLAKKRARGGGVDGLVNSVKKLQRREISSRRERAFGMSDAQERFRNIRLQEEYDTHDPKGYCSMVLPFLRKRSKIIEIVAAHDTVFALAQSGVCAAFSRETNRRICFLNVSPDEVIRSLFYNKNNDSLITVSVYASDNFSSLKCRSTRIEYIRRGKPDSGFALFESESLKWPGFVEFDDVNGKVLTYSAQDSIYKVFDLKNYTMLYSISDKHVQEIKISPGIMLLIFTKGSSHVPLKILSIEDGTVLKSFNHLLHRNKKVDFIEQFNEKLLVKQENENLQILDVRNFEMTEVSRTEFMTPSAFIFLYENQLFLTFRNRTVAVWNFRGELVTSFEDHLLWHPDCNTNNIYITSDQDLIISYCKADSDDPLSEGTAGSINISNILTGKCLAKIRTSKSFPMEKECGCHDHFCGSSCAWKKQTHASRIRSTVAEALEDITALFYDEERNEIYTGNRHGLVHVWSN; translated from the exons atggaaggcGGCTGGAGGATATCGGTGAGTCCTCGGCCTTGCAGAGGAAGGCGGGTACTGGCAAAGAAGCGAGCACGCGGTGGTGGCGTGGATGGGTTGGTCAACAGCGTTAAGAAACTTCAGAGACGGGAAATCAGTTCGAGGCGTGAGCGTGCTTTCGGTATGAGCGACGCCCAGGAACGCTTCCGTAACATACGTTTGCAG GAGGAATATGATACCCATGATCCAAAAGGATATTGTTCCATGGTACTGCCTTTCCTGAGAAAAAGGTCAAAGATAATTGAGATTGTTGCAGCTCATGACACTGTGTTTGCTCTTGCTCAATCTGGTGTTTGTGCAGCATTTAGCCGAG AGACTAATAGGAGGATATGCTTTCTGAATGTCAGTCCTGATGAAGTTATACGAAGcttgttttataataaaaacaatgacTCACTTATCACAGTTTCTGTGTATGCTTCAGACAATTTCAGTTCTTTGAAATGCAGAAGCACAAGGATCGA ATACATAAGGAGGGGCAAACCTGATTCTGGCTTTGCACTTTTTGAGTCTGAATCACTGAAATGGCCTGGTTTCGTAGAGTTTGATGATGTCAATGGGAAGGTACTCACTTATTCTGCACAGGATAG TATTTACAAAGTGTTTGACCTGAAAAACTATACAATGTTGTACTCCATATCGGATAAACATGTTCAAGAAATAAAGATCAG TCCAGGGATCATGTTGTTGATTTTTACCAAAGGAAGTAGCCATGTTCCCCTTAAGATTCTTTCAATTGAGGATGGAACTGTTCTAAAGTCTTTTAACCATCTCCTTCACCGGAATAAGAAGgtggatttcattgaacagTTTAATGAAAAGCTACTTGTCAAGCAAGAGAATGAGAATCTTCAGATTCTCGAT GTTCGCAATTTTGAGATGACAGAAGTTAGCAGAACTGAATTTATGACGCCATCAGCATTTATATTTCTGTATGAGAACCAGTTATTCCTAACATTTAGAAACCGAACTGTGGCTGTCTGGAACTTCCGTGGGGAGCTTGTGACCTCATTTGAGGATCACCTTCTGTGGCATCCTGACTGCAACactaataacatatatatcacGAGTGATCAGGATCTTATTATCTCTTACTGCAAGGCTGATTCTGATGATCCATTGTCTGAAGGAACTG CAGGATCAATCAATATCAGTAATATTCTAACCGGCAAATGCCTTGCAAAAATTAGAACAAGCAAAAGCTTCCCCATGGAAAAGGAATGTGGTTGCCACGATCATTTTTGTGGTAGCAGCTGTGCTTGGAAGAAGCAGACTCATGCCTCCAGAATCAGGAGCACGGTTGCAGAAGCCTTGGAAGATATTACTGCTCTCTTTTACGATGAAGAGCGGAATGAAATCTATACCGGCAATAGGCATGGTTTAGTTCACGTATGGTCTAACTGA
- the LOC121247149 gene encoding uncharacterized protein LOC121247149 isoform X2 — MEGGWRISVSPRPCRGRRVLAKKRARGGGVDGLVNSVKKLQRREISSRRERAFGMSDAQERFRNIRLQEEYDTHDPKGYCSMVLPFLRKRSKIIEIVAAHDTVFALAQSGVCAAFSRETNRRICFLNVSPDEVIRSLFYNKNNDSLITVSVYASDNFSSLKCRSTRIEYIRRGKPDSGFALFESESLKWPGFVEFDDVNGKVLTYSAQDSIYKVFDLKNYTMLYSISDKHVQEIKISPGIMLLIFTKGSSHVPLKILSIEDGTVLKSFNHLLHRNKKVDFIEQFNEKLLVKQENENLQILDVRNFEMTEVSRTEFMTPSAFIFLYENQLFLTFRNRTVAVWNFRGELVTSFEDHLLWHPDCNTNNIYITSDQDLIISYCKADSDDPLSEGTGSINISNILTGKCLAKIRTSKSFPMEKECGCHDHFCGSSCAWKKQTHASRIRSTVAEALEDITALFYDEERNEIYTGNRHGLVHVWSN; from the exons atggaaggcGGCTGGAGGATATCGGTGAGTCCTCGGCCTTGCAGAGGAAGGCGGGTACTGGCAAAGAAGCGAGCACGCGGTGGTGGCGTGGATGGGTTGGTCAACAGCGTTAAGAAACTTCAGAGACGGGAAATCAGTTCGAGGCGTGAGCGTGCTTTCGGTATGAGCGACGCCCAGGAACGCTTCCGTAACATACGTTTGCAG GAGGAATATGATACCCATGATCCAAAAGGATATTGTTCCATGGTACTGCCTTTCCTGAGAAAAAGGTCAAAGATAATTGAGATTGTTGCAGCTCATGACACTGTGTTTGCTCTTGCTCAATCTGGTGTTTGTGCAGCATTTAGCCGAG AGACTAATAGGAGGATATGCTTTCTGAATGTCAGTCCTGATGAAGTTATACGAAGcttgttttataataaaaacaatgacTCACTTATCACAGTTTCTGTGTATGCTTCAGACAATTTCAGTTCTTTGAAATGCAGAAGCACAAGGATCGA ATACATAAGGAGGGGCAAACCTGATTCTGGCTTTGCACTTTTTGAGTCTGAATCACTGAAATGGCCTGGTTTCGTAGAGTTTGATGATGTCAATGGGAAGGTACTCACTTATTCTGCACAGGATAG TATTTACAAAGTGTTTGACCTGAAAAACTATACAATGTTGTACTCCATATCGGATAAACATGTTCAAGAAATAAAGATCAG TCCAGGGATCATGTTGTTGATTTTTACCAAAGGAAGTAGCCATGTTCCCCTTAAGATTCTTTCAATTGAGGATGGAACTGTTCTAAAGTCTTTTAACCATCTCCTTCACCGGAATAAGAAGgtggatttcattgaacagTTTAATGAAAAGCTACTTGTCAAGCAAGAGAATGAGAATCTTCAGATTCTCGAT GTTCGCAATTTTGAGATGACAGAAGTTAGCAGAACTGAATTTATGACGCCATCAGCATTTATATTTCTGTATGAGAACCAGTTATTCCTAACATTTAGAAACCGAACTGTGGCTGTCTGGAACTTCCGTGGGGAGCTTGTGACCTCATTTGAGGATCACCTTCTGTGGCATCCTGACTGCAACactaataacatatatatcacGAGTGATCAGGATCTTATTATCTCTTACTGCAAGGCTGATTCTGATGATCCATTGTCTGAAGGAACTG GATCAATCAATATCAGTAATATTCTAACCGGCAAATGCCTTGCAAAAATTAGAACAAGCAAAAGCTTCCCCATGGAAAAGGAATGTGGTTGCCACGATCATTTTTGTGGTAGCAGCTGTGCTTGGAAGAAGCAGACTCATGCCTCCAGAATCAGGAGCACGGTTGCAGAAGCCTTGGAAGATATTACTGCTCTCTTTTACGATGAAGAGCGGAATGAAATCTATACCGGCAATAGGCATGGTTTAGTTCACGTATGGTCTAACTGA